A stretch of the Vulcanisaeta souniana JCM 11219 genome encodes the following:
- a CDS encoding MFS transporter, with amino-acid sequence MSIASRLERLPWTSMHTKLLALLTLGEFFELYDWFVGGFVAVPLASYFHVPLTTSLYYTVAIFYLGAFVGCILFTYIGDSMGRRTALIINMVIAGIGFLITPFMPNIYLYGLIRFITGLGVGPESILVVDVLTTEFFPARIRGRALARAYTAAWVAPIVVAALAYALLPHRYLLYGWQWLYIIAGIGIVLIIPWRFLIPESPRWLESRGKYEEADRIVSIFEEVARREKGELPQPIPVEVTTVQRVPIGDLFKGEYRRRTIMLWIFEFLQTGVYYGFASLAPSVLFVKGITLVKTLQYSLLIYTGYFISSLISMFIIDSVKFDRKWQTAIIMLVMGFVGLAFGFSLTPAEAVSTGFLFALLANIFSNAFHQYAAELYPTRIRAFADGIQYGLSRLGNYVWLTLLPIVLTTYGATAMYTIVLILAIITFLDVTILGPRASQIVVEKLSR; translated from the coding sequence ATTTCAATAGCTAGTCGTTTAGAGAGGTTGCCCTGGACTTCAATGCACACAAAACTACTTGCGCTCTTAACTCTTGGTGAGTTCTTTGAGCTTTATGATTGGTTTGTTGGTGGTTTTGTCGCAGTTCCCCTGGCTTCGTACTTCCATGTACCCCTCACCACCTCCTTGTACTATACCGTGGCCATATTTTACCTAGGCGCCTTCGTTGGGTGCATATTGTTTACGTACATTGGTGATTCCATGGGTAGGAGGACGGCCTTAATAATTAACATGGTCATAGCGGGTATTGGTTTCTTAATAACGCCATTCATGCCAAACATATACTTATATGGTTTGATAAGGTTCATAACAGGTCTTGGCGTTGGTCCTGAGTCAATACTCGTGGTTGACGTATTGACTACGGAATTCTTCCCAGCCAGAATTAGGGGTAGGGCATTGGCTAGGGCTTATACGGCTGCCTGGGTAGCGCCAATAGTCGTTGCTGCCCTTGCCTATGCCTTATTACCGCATAGGTATCTTCTCTATGGTTGGCAGTGGTTATACATAATCGCAGGTATCGGTATTGTCTTAATAATCCCATGGAGGTTCTTAATACCTGAGTCACCAAGGTGGTTAGAGAGTAGGGGTAAGTATGAGGAGGCCGATAGGATAGTGAGTATATTTGAGGAGGTAGCTAGGAGAGAGAAGGGTGAGTTACCACAACCAATTCCTGTTGAGGTTACTACGGTACAAAGAGTACCGATAGGCGATCTATTCAAGGGTGAGTATAGGAGAAGAACAATAATGCTCTGGATTTTTGAGTTCCTGCAGACAGGCGTTTACTATGGCTTTGCGTCATTAGCTCCGTCAGTATTATTTGTTAAAGGCATAACCCTGGTGAAGACGCTTCAATACTCGTTACTCATATACACCGGTTACTTCATTTCTTCATTAATATCCATGTTCATAATAGACAGCGTCAAGTTCGATAGGAAGTGGCAGACGGCGATCATAATGTTGGTCATGGGTTTTGTTGGATTAGCCTTCGGTTTTTCATTAACCCCAGCAGAGGCCGTAAGCACTGGATTCCTATTTGCATTATTGGCTAATATATTCTCGAATGCATTCCATCAGTATGCAGCTGAGTTATACCCAACTAGGATTAGGGCCTTTGCAGACGGAATTCAATATGGCCTAAGTAGGTTGGGTAATTACGTATGGTTGACATTATTACCAATAGTATTAACCACGTATGGCGCTACGGCCATGTACACCATAGTACTAATACTTGCCATAATTACGTTTCTCGATGTCACAATACTGGGCCCCCGGGCATCCCAAATAGTGGTCGAAAAATTATCAAGGTGA
- the gatE gene encoding Glu-tRNA(Gln) amidotransferase subunit GatE has product MDYRAVGLKVGLEIHVQLNTGRKLFCNCPPIVRNDEPHFRVIRRLRPSMSELGEVDPAAIWEFRKRKTFVYEGYYDTTCLVELDEEPPHDPDPESLEVALAVAMMFNAKIFDEVYVMRKTVIDGSNTSGFQRTMLIAHDGLAKFFDYKVPIQTIALEEDAARKIEERGDTVVYRLDRLGIPLIEISTGILTYSPQEVMEVAYYIGHSIKMTGKAKRGLGTVRQDVNVSIEGGAKTEIKGVPDLSLIPKVIEYEVQRQLNLLAIRDELIKRGVREDWLVKDFVDVTDIFSSTKSNLIRKVLDNGGRVIAIKTPGLKGILGKEVQPNRRFGTELADRVRVWTSLSGLIHSDELPGYGITAEEVSKVSSRLGVDSFILLAGTSNRDLVDAVDVIVGRIRETLHGVPEETRAANPDGTTRFMRPRPGAARMYPETDLRPIRITKEALARARALIPEPIESRVSRYVGYGMSRELAMQVIKSPFYDLIDYLIGELQGKVPATLIANTVVNTMKSLQRDGVDVSVITEDHLKAIFNEYSQGVITKEAIPDVIAAWSKEPNKPINDIINKLGLRRMSPEEVRRYVMEKAPKLGINDRNKLMNALMKELRGRADPNDIMAAINEYLRNSR; this is encoded by the coding sequence ATTGATTATAGGGCTGTTGGGCTTAAGGTCGGCTTGGAGATACACGTTCAATTGAATACGGGTAGGAAGTTATTCTGTAATTGTCCACCCATTGTTAGGAATGACGAGCCTCACTTCAGGGTTATTAGGAGGTTGAGGCCTAGCATGAGTGAGCTTGGTGAGGTTGATCCGGCAGCTATTTGGGAGTTTAGGAAGCGTAAGACCTTCGTTTATGAGGGTTATTACGACACCACATGCCTCGTGGAGCTTGATGAGGAGCCGCCGCATGACCCAGACCCTGAGTCGCTTGAGGTTGCCCTTGCCGTTGCCATGATGTTCAATGCCAAGATATTTGATGAGGTTTACGTAATGAGGAAGACGGTCATAGATGGCTCAAACACCTCGGGCTTCCAGAGGACCATGCTCATTGCACATGATGGTCTCGCTAAATTCTTTGATTATAAGGTGCCCATACAGACGATAGCCCTTGAGGAGGATGCGGCTAGGAAGATTGAGGAGAGGGGTGACACGGTTGTTTATAGGCTTGATAGGCTCGGTATACCACTTATCGAGATATCCACGGGAATACTCACGTACAGTCCCCAGGAGGTTATGGAGGTGGCCTACTACATTGGGCATAGTATTAAGATGACAGGTAAGGCCAAGAGGGGTCTTGGCACGGTTAGGCAGGACGTGAATGTATCCATTGAGGGTGGTGCTAAGACGGAGATTAAGGGTGTTCCAGACCTCAGCCTGATACCCAAGGTCATTGAGTACGAGGTTCAGCGCCAATTGAATCTATTGGCTATCCGTGATGAATTAATCAAGAGAGGCGTGAGGGAGGACTGGCTTGTTAAGGATTTCGTTGATGTCACTGACATATTCTCATCCACTAAATCCAACCTAATCAGGAAGGTCCTCGATAATGGCGGTAGGGTGATAGCCATAAAGACGCCAGGCCTAAAGGGCATATTGGGTAAGGAGGTTCAGCCAAATAGGAGGTTTGGCACGGAGTTGGCGGATAGGGTTAGGGTTTGGACTAGCCTATCCGGTCTAATACATAGTGATGAATTGCCTGGCTATGGAATAACCGCTGAGGAGGTTTCCAAGGTATCCTCGAGGCTTGGTGTTGACTCATTCATACTCCTTGCGGGTACGTCGAATAGGGACTTGGTGGATGCCGTGGATGTAATTGTTGGCAGGATTAGGGAGACACTGCATGGCGTTCCTGAGGAGACTAGGGCGGCTAATCCAGACGGTACGACGAGGTTCATGAGACCTAGACCCGGTGCCGCTAGGATGTATCCAGAGACTGACCTTAGGCCCATAAGGATTACCAAGGAAGCACTGGCCAGGGCTAGGGCACTAATACCAGAACCGATTGAGTCCAGGGTGAGTAGGTATGTGGGTTATGGCATGAGTAGGGAACTGGCGATGCAGGTTATAAAGTCCCCATTCTATGACTTGATTGATTACCTAATAGGTGAGTTACAGGGTAAGGTTCCAGCTACGTTAATAGCAAACACGGTGGTGAACACCATGAAGTCACTCCAAAGGGATGGCGTTGATGTATCCGTGATAACTGAGGACCACCTTAAGGCAATATTTAATGAGTATTCCCAGGGCGTAATAACCAAGGAGGCAATACCCGACGTAATAGCAGCATGGAGTAAGGAACCCAACAAACCCATCAACGACATAATCAATAAACTGGGGTTGAGGAGAATGAGTCCTGAGGAAGTTAGGAGGTACGTAATGGAGAAAGCACCTAAACTCGGCATAAATGATAGGAATAAGCTCATGAATGCGTTAATGAAAGAACTGAGGGGTAGGGCTGACCCAAATGACATAATGGCTGCAATTAATGAATACTTAAGAAATAGTAGATAA
- a CDS encoding RtcB family protein — translation MVPPLKKISDYVWEIPKGYKPCMKVPARIFADETLLEKMKTDMTLEQAANVACLPGIYKYSIALPDAHQGYGFPVGGVAAMDMEQGVVSPGGIGYDINCGVRLLRTNLTEKDVRPKLRELVDTIFKLVPAGVGETGLLKLSFGDLDKVLDEGVDWALSKGYGWGDDKNFIEEFGHYEGADSSKVSQRAKERGKDELGTTGSGNHFIEIQVINKIFDTDLAKRLGIEREGQVMVLIHTGSRGLGHQVATDYIRVAENKMRQWNLILPDRELAAMPLTTKEAQDYLAAMKAAANYAWTNRQIITHWVREAFRRVFGKDPDKLGLEIVYDVAHNIAKIEDHVVDDEGHVRKVLVHRKGATRSFPASRPEIPPKYRDIGQPVLIPGSMGTASYVLIGLPTSFQVTFGTAPHGAGRTLSRSAAVRMLPPNKVRSSLEGRGIIVRSAESEIISEEAPEAYKNVDKVAEVAEATGMAKRVSRHVPIGVVKG, via the coding sequence ATGGTTCCACCGTTAAAGAAAATAAGCGATTATGTATGGGAGATACCGAAGGGGTATAAGCCATGCATGAAGGTACCTGCTAGGATATTTGCTGATGAGACCTTGCTTGAGAAAATGAAGACAGACATGACGTTGGAGCAAGCAGCTAACGTCGCGTGCCTGCCAGGTATTTACAAGTACAGCATTGCACTGCCAGATGCACACCAGGGCTATGGATTCCCAGTGGGTGGCGTGGCGGCTATGGACATGGAACAAGGTGTGGTAAGTCCAGGAGGAATTGGTTATGATATTAACTGTGGCGTAAGACTCCTTAGGACAAATCTAACGGAAAAAGACGTTAGGCCTAAGTTAAGGGAGCTCGTGGACACCATATTCAAGTTAGTCCCCGCTGGTGTCGGTGAGACCGGGTTGCTTAAGCTATCCTTTGGTGACTTGGATAAGGTGCTTGATGAGGGTGTTGATTGGGCGTTGAGTAAGGGTTATGGTTGGGGTGATGATAAGAACTTCATTGAGGAGTTTGGGCATTACGAGGGTGCGGACTCGAGTAAGGTTAGTCAGAGAGCTAAGGAGAGGGGTAAGGATGAGCTTGGTACGACCGGTAGTGGCAACCACTTTATTGAGATCCAGGTCATTAATAAGATATTTGATACGGACCTGGCCAAGAGACTTGGTATTGAGCGGGAGGGTCAGGTGATGGTCCTAATACACACTGGTAGTAGGGGTCTTGGTCACCAGGTCGCCACTGACTACATAAGGGTTGCCGAGAATAAGATGAGGCAGTGGAACCTAATTCTGCCGGATAGGGAGCTAGCGGCAATGCCTCTCACCACTAAGGAGGCCCAGGACTACTTAGCCGCTATGAAGGCCGCAGCCAACTATGCATGGACGAATAGGCAAATAATAACGCATTGGGTTAGGGAAGCCTTCAGGAGGGTCTTTGGTAAGGACCCTGATAAGTTGGGTCTAGAGATAGTCTATGATGTGGCTCACAATATTGCTAAGATTGAGGATCACGTAGTCGATGATGAGGGCCACGTTAGGAAGGTGCTTGTGCATAGGAAGGGAGCCACCAGGTCATTCCCAGCGAGCAGGCCAGAAATACCGCCTAAGTATAGGGACATTGGGCAGCCTGTCTTGATACCCGGTAGCATGGGTACCGCCTCGTATGTATTAATTGGGCTACCTACGTCATTCCAAGTGACCTTTGGCACGGCGCCTCACGGAGCGGGCAGAACACTGAGTAGGTCTGCCGCGGTTAGGATGCTGCCGCCAAATAAGGTCAGGAGTTCTCTAGAAGGTAGGGGAATAATTGTTAGGTCTGCCGAGAGCGAAATAATATCTGAGGAGGCCCCTGAGGCGTACAAGAACGTTGATAAGGTGGCGGAGGTTGCCGAGGCCACGGGCATGGCTAAGAGGGTTTCAAGGCATGTACCAATTGGTGTCGTTAAGGGTTAA
- a CDS encoding 30S ribosomal protein S7: MSDRGITLSKETVTYQVGGVTIIEECPRDLKTLDGEPIKLFGKWTFDNVVIKDPGLRRYLCIKPTYLPHTGGRYQKRKFGKAKIPAIERLINQLMHPGKNAGKKHKAYNIVKRAFDIIHLKTGQNPVQVYVDALVNAAPREEITRVVYGGIAYPVSVDVSPTRRLDIAITWITEGARQCSYNNPKPIEECLAEELIAAAQNDQKSFAIRRRDETERVAASAR; this comes from the coding sequence ATGAGCGATCGAGGAATTACACTATCCAAGGAAACAGTTACTTACCAAGTTGGTGGAGTAACGATAATTGAGGAGTGCCCAAGGGACCTGAAGACACTGGATGGCGAGCCCATTAAGTTATTCGGTAAGTGGACCTTCGATAATGTGGTTATTAAGGACCCAGGTCTCAGGAGGTACCTATGCATTAAGCCCACGTACTTACCCCACACAGGCGGTAGGTATCAGAAGAGGAAGTTTGGTAAGGCCAAAATACCGGCCATTGAGAGATTAATAAATCAATTAATGCACCCTGGTAAAAATGCCGGTAAGAAGCACAAGGCCTATAACATAGTCAAGAGGGCCTTTGATATAATACACCTAAAGACAGGGCAAAACCCAGTACAGGTTTATGTGGATGCTTTGGTTAATGCGGCTCCAAGGGAGGAGATCACCAGGGTGGTGTATGGTGGTATAGCCTACCCAGTATCTGTAGATGTTTCACCAACGAGGAGACTTGACATAGCCATAACATGGATCACCGAGGGTGCCAGGCAGTGTTCCTACAATAATCCAAAGCCCATTGAGGAGTGCCTTGCTGAGGAATTAATCGCCGCGGCACAGAATGACCAGAAGTCATTCGCAATTAGAAGGAGGGACGAAACGGAGAGAGTTGCAGCAAGCGCAAGGTGA
- a CDS encoding replication factor C small subunit: protein MAELIWVEKYRPSRIDDIIDQEEVKDRVRQFLKAGNMPHMLFYGPPGTGKTTMALAIAHELYGDAWRENVLELNASDERGITTIRERVKEFARTAPMGKAPYKLIILDEADNMTSDAQQALRRMMEMYANITRFILIANYVSRIIDPIQSRCAMFRFSPLPRDAVLGRLRDIASREGVKVTDEALEAIWDISQGDMRRAINTLQAAAATSREITPEVIYKTVGYIEPKDIVDLVNTAFSGDFIKAREKLRALMYEHGVSGTEILRAIQRQILSGAINVPEEAKVEVAEIAADIDYRLTEGSDEEIQLSAFLARLMLVGKKYGLGAGKEASKETKAPSKRR, encoded by the coding sequence ATCGCAGAATTGATATGGGTTGAGAAGTATAGGCCTTCTAGGATTGATGACATTATTGACCAAGAGGAGGTTAAGGATAGAGTAAGGCAATTCCTTAAGGCAGGTAATATGCCTCACATGCTCTTCTACGGTCCTCCTGGTACTGGTAAGACCACCATGGCCCTTGCCATAGCCCATGAGCTTTATGGTGATGCTTGGCGTGAGAACGTCCTGGAGCTGAATGCAAGCGACGAAAGAGGAATAACCACGATTAGGGAGAGGGTTAAGGAGTTCGCAAGGACGGCACCGATGGGTAAGGCACCGTATAAATTGATTATTCTTGATGAGGCTGATAACATGACCTCCGACGCCCAACAAGCCCTTAGGAGGATGATGGAGATGTATGCTAACATTACTAGGTTCATACTAATAGCTAATTACGTATCTAGAATAATTGACCCAATACAGTCTCGTTGTGCTATGTTTAGGTTTTCTCCATTGCCTAGGGATGCGGTGCTTGGTAGGCTTAGGGATATTGCCTCAAGGGAGGGCGTTAAGGTAACCGACGAAGCCCTAGAGGCCATCTGGGACATAAGCCAAGGAGACATGAGAAGAGCAATAAACACACTACAGGCGGCTGCAGCCACGTCTAGGGAAATAACACCTGAGGTCATTTATAAGACGGTGGGTTACATAGAGCCTAAGGACATTGTTGACCTAGTTAATACCGCGTTCAGCGGTGACTTCATTAAGGCGCGTGAGAAGTTAAGGGCGTTGATGTATGAGCACGGTGTATCTGGTACGGAAATACTAAGGGCCATACAGAGGCAAATATTGAGTGGCGCCATTAATGTGCCTGAGGAAGCTAAGGTGGAGGTTGCGGAGATTGCGGCTGACATTGATTATAGGCTTACCGAGGGCTCTGATGAGGAGATTCAACTCTCCGCATTCTTGGCAAGATTAATGCTGGTTGGTAAGAAGTATGGGTTAGGAGCCGGTAAGGAGGCCAGTAAGGAAACCAAGGCACCCAGTAAGAGGAGGTGA
- a CDS encoding replication factor C large subunit yields the protein MSRRITWIEKYRPRRLSDVVNQEEAKRALLDWINSWEKGKPSKKAVMLVGPPGTGKTTLAYALANEKGYEVLELNASDIRTGDRIRQVIGGSMKMGSLFGFRGRIILFDEVDGLNVREDRGGLAAIVELIRESTWPIIMTANNPWDPKFRELRDEAAVIQLKPLGEDDILTILRRICNSEDIKCEEDALKLIAVASGGDVRAAINDLQAAAEGKKVLTRDDVTVTERAHQFDMFKVLDRVFHARRFDEARSVTFLPSFDWESYYPWALDNIPSVYAKSMDAISSALDNLSLSDVVKGRIARTQEWELMPYMLELMTAGVALVHNKPPLARFVRLAFPERIRLMAKTKEIRQLRDTLINRLRIELHASSSEVTLYYVPLLRLMASSDAFKKKLLERLMRVMGYSLESVEKALGIGVSTGGEGGGAERESTKRTRR from the coding sequence TTGTCAAGGAGGATTACTTGGATTGAAAAGTACCGCCCAAGAAGGCTTTCTGATGTCGTTAACCAGGAGGAAGCCAAGAGGGCATTACTTGACTGGATAAATAGTTGGGAAAAGGGTAAACCAAGTAAGAAGGCCGTGATGCTCGTGGGCCCACCCGGCACCGGTAAGACAACACTGGCCTACGCATTAGCCAATGAAAAAGGTTACGAGGTCCTCGAGCTAAATGCCAGTGACATTAGAACCGGTGATAGAATTAGGCAGGTAATTGGCGGTTCAATGAAGATGGGTTCACTATTTGGCTTTAGGGGTAGGATAATACTGTTTGATGAGGTTGATGGACTTAATGTTAGGGAGGATAGGGGAGGCTTGGCGGCTATTGTGGAGTTGATTAGGGAATCCACGTGGCCCATTATAATGACCGCGAACAATCCATGGGATCCCAAGTTCAGGGAGTTAAGGGATGAGGCTGCAGTCATTCAACTAAAGCCCTTGGGCGAAGACGATATCTTAACGATACTAAGGAGGATTTGCAATAGTGAGGATATTAAGTGCGAGGAAGATGCGTTGAAGTTGATTGCTGTTGCCTCTGGTGGTGATGTGAGGGCGGCAATAAATGATCTACAGGCCGCGGCCGAGGGTAAGAAGGTCTTGACCAGGGATGACGTTACTGTGACTGAGAGGGCTCATCAATTCGACATGTTTAAGGTACTGGATAGGGTTTTCCATGCGAGGAGGTTTGACGAGGCCAGGTCAGTAACATTCCTACCTAGCTTTGACTGGGAAAGCTATTATCCCTGGGCTCTGGATAACATACCGTCAGTATATGCAAAGTCAATGGATGCAATTAGCAGTGCACTCGACAACCTATCCCTATCTGACGTAGTTAAGGGCAGGATAGCTAGGACGCAGGAGTGGGAGTTAATGCCCTATATGCTTGAGTTAATGACGGCGGGAGTGGCGCTGGTTCATAACAAGCCTCCACTGGCTAGGTTCGTTAGGTTGGCATTCCCAGAGAGGATTAGGTTGATGGCGAAGACGAAGGAGATTAGGCAATTAAGGGATACGCTGATAAACAGGCTTAGGATTGAACTTCATGCAAGTAGCTCCGAGGTTACGCTTTACTACGTGCCACTGCTCAGACTAATGGCATCCAGTGACGCCTTTAAAAAGAAATTACTTGAGCGCCTAATGAGGGTGATGGGTTATTCCCTAGAGAGTGTGGAGAAGGCTTTGGGTATTGGGGTGAGCACCGGTGGTGAGGGTGGCGGGGCTGAACGTGAGTCGACGAAAAGAACCAGGAGGTAA
- a CDS encoding trimeric intracellular cation channel family protein — protein sequence MGFINLLINIFNYIGIVAFAASGAFKAYEKKLDILGGIVLGSSVALAGGIIRDVLIGVFPPTNIVYLPYPIIAIVASLAAYVFYPCISRFRNALMYADAIGLGTFSAVGAEVAVEHGLNILGVILMAAVTAAGGGVIRDVLAGEVPVIFKRDIYATVAMMGGIIYVVFRSLMGSETAVLATAIIVIVIRFVIIMRGLDKTYISIRITSQTQ from the coding sequence GTGGGTTTCATAAACCTATTAATAAATATATTTAACTATATTGGGATAGTGGCGTTCGCGGCATCAGGCGCCTTCAAGGCCTATGAGAAAAAACTGGATATACTGGGTGGCATTGTCCTTGGCTCCTCTGTTGCCCTTGCTGGTGGTATAATTAGGGACGTACTCATTGGTGTGTTCCCACCAACCAACATTGTTTACTTACCCTATCCAATAATCGCGATAGTGGCATCATTGGCTGCATACGTGTTTTACCCATGCATTTCTAGGTTTAGGAATGCCCTCATGTATGCAGATGCAATTGGATTAGGTACTTTCTCGGCTGTGGGCGCTGAGGTTGCTGTTGAACATGGTCTCAATATACTCGGTGTAATTCTAATGGCTGCAGTGACGGCGGCGGGTGGTGGCGTTATTAGGGACGTACTTGCCGGTGAAGTACCCGTGATCTTTAAACGGGATATTTACGCCACGGTAGCCATGATGGGTGGTATTATATACGTGGTCTTTAGGTCACTAATGGGCAGTGAAACTGCCGTACTGGCAACTGCAATAATTGTCATTGTTATTAGGTTCGTAATAATAATGAGGGGTCTCGATAAAACCTATATATCAATACGCATAACGTCACAAACACAATAA
- a CDS encoding family 1 encapsulin nanocompartment shell protein produces MVLSKNPVDVIRDRKFSQGEVADSLRLAIIAELDAINLYLQLSRLIDDEKVRRVFEDIAKEEKTHFGEFLTLLKSYDPEQTEQLKSGSTEVSELTGIKVSANDPNNDQRGLSSTNNATDPPLDVVSSSNLSPEELRYIQDRVKEAANGVRRFRKHLTVYEAGPGLDAVPLDEAVTGPPVTATRSVIPLKELSVKFSISQRQIEYTRARGERVYSVIADQATIRLSYEEDSTILNDILGNPKVKTMGISSWDTPGSAVTEVSNAVNTLYGNYIPEPHVLFVSPGRYTKLLMVVERTGVMELTRVKSLVKDIVIIPQLRDDTALLLSAHHSVIDIAVGADTALVYLGPEDGTHGFVLWETLAVRIKDPRGVIILKQSA; encoded by the coding sequence ATGGTGCTTTCTAAAAATCCGGTGGATGTTATTAGAGATAGAAAGTTCTCGCAAGGCGAGGTTGCCGACTCACTTAGGCTTGCAATTATAGCAGAGCTTGACGCCATAAACCTATACCTGCAATTATCTAGGTTGATTGACGACGAAAAAGTTAGGAGAGTCTTTGAGGATATCGCAAAAGAGGAGAAGACACACTTCGGTGAGTTTCTCACATTACTTAAGTCCTATGATCCAGAGCAAACCGAGCAGTTAAAGTCTGGTTCAACAGAGGTTAGTGAATTGACTGGCATTAAGGTATCAGCAAATGACCCTAATAATGATCAGAGGGGGTTAAGCTCGACCAATAATGCTACTGATCCTCCACTTGACGTGGTTTCATCATCGAATTTAAGCCCTGAAGAACTTAGGTACATACAGGATAGGGTTAAGGAAGCAGCTAATGGAGTGAGGAGGTTTAGGAAGCACTTAACCGTTTACGAGGCTGGTCCTGGGCTTGATGCCGTACCGCTCGATGAGGCTGTTACTGGTCCTCCAGTAACTGCTACGAGGTCCGTGATACCACTTAAGGAATTAAGCGTGAAGTTCTCAATATCACAGAGACAGATTGAGTATACTAGGGCTAGGGGCGAGAGAGTTTACTCGGTAATTGCTGATCAGGCAACGATTAGGCTTAGTTATGAGGAGGATTCAACAATACTTAATGATATTCTGGGTAATCCCAAGGTTAAAACCATGGGCATCTCATCATGGGATACACCTGGCTCAGCGGTTACTGAGGTGTCGAACGCCGTTAATACGTTATATGGTAATTACATACCCGAACCACATGTCTTATTCGTAAGTCCTGGCAGATATACGAAGCTTTTAATGGTTGTTGAGAGGACAGGCGTCATGGAGTTAACAAGGGTTAAGTCTCTGGTTAAGGACATAGTCATTATTCCCCAGTTAAGGGACGACACTGCACTGTTACTATCTGCCCATCATTCAGTCATTGATATAGCCGTGGGTGCGGACACGGCATTGGTATACCTAGGCCCTGAGGATGGGACTCACGGCTTCGTACTATGGGAGACGCTGGCAGTTAGGATTAAGGATCCTAGGGGCGTGATTATTCTTAAGCAGAGTGCCTAG
- a CDS encoding sulfite oxidase-like oxidoreductase — protein MSNVNDEVFRLALNRPCNKLTYKRELPPNQRVIPRFIIYDVHDPPKDIDLLSYRLRVMGLVENKVEIAYVDLLTKVPCIDLVTDFHCVTGWSIQNVAWRGVPTRYVMDMAKPRDNYVMAVGIDGYTTNLPLSALLEETTIIAYAMNGKILPRENGFPLRLVVPSRYGWKSAKYLSELIIMDSNEPGYWESLGYHDNGDPWLEERFNEGGPVTMRRRVRVVR, from the coding sequence GTGAGTAATGTAAATGATGAAGTCTTTAGGTTGGCATTAAACAGGCCATGCAATAAATTAACCTATAAACGCGAATTGCCTCCAAACCAGAGGGTCATTCCTCGCTTCATAATTTATGACGTTCATGATCCTCCAAAAGACATTGATCTACTTAGCTATAGGCTTAGGGTGATGGGTCTCGTCGAGAATAAGGTTGAGATTGCATACGTGGATCTACTCACGAAAGTGCCCTGCATAGACCTAGTTACTGATTTCCATTGTGTTACGGGCTGGAGTATTCAAAATGTGGCATGGAGAGGAGTACCCACTAGATACGTAATGGATATGGCAAAACCCAGAGACAATTACGTAATGGCCGTGGGCATCGACGGATACACAACAAACCTACCATTGAGTGCCTTGCTTGAGGAAACAACAATAATAGCCTATGCAATGAACGGGAAAATACTGCCAAGAGAAAATGGCTTTCCACTGAGGCTAGTTGTACCATCGCGCTATGGCTGGAAAAGCGCCAAGTACCTTAGTGAGTTAATAATCATGGACAGTAATGAGCCTGGTTACTGGGAATCCCTTGGCTATCATGATAATGGTGATCCATGGCTTGAGGAGAGATTTAATGAGGGTGGTCCAGTGACGATGAGGAGGAGGGTTAGGGTGGTGAGGTGA